A single window of Lutzomyia longipalpis isolate SR_M1_2022 chromosome 1, ASM2433408v1 DNA harbors:
- the LOC129790065 gene encoding mitochondrial glutamate carrier 1-like: MSSNPSQQQAQVAVQPPEKKQFALLPKIVNGGIAGIIGVSCVFPLDLVKTRLQNQQVGPNGERMYKSMFDCFKKTYRAEGYFGMYRGSAVNILLITPEKAIKLAANDFFRHHLTTKTGELPVVRQMAAGGLAGLCQIIITTPMELLKIQMQDAGRVAAQAKASGKTVPKTSATKLALDLFREKGVMGLYKGIGATMLRDVSFSIVYFPLFATLNNLGPRKNDGSGEAVFWCSFLSGCAAGSMAALFVNPFDVIKTRLQAIKKAEGEVAFNGISDAILKTFKNEGVTAFFKGGLCRMIVIAPLFGIAQMVYFLGVAEAILGIKPAAH, encoded by the exons ATGTCATCCAATCCTAGCCAGCAGCAAGCACAAGTGGCAGTGCAGCCCCCGGAAAAGAAGCAATTCGC ACTCCTGCCAAAGATTGTAAATGGTGGGATTGCTGGAATTATTGGGGTTTCGTGTGTCTTCCCCCTGGATTTGGTGAAGACTCGCCTGCAGAATCAACAGGTTGGCCCAAATGGGGAGCGTATGTACAAATCAAT GTTTGACTGCTTCAAGAAGACATACCGAGCAGAAGGTTATTTTGGAATGTATAGAGGTAGCGCTGTTAACATATTGCTAATAACCCCGGAGAAGGCCATCAAATTGGCCGCTAATGACTTCTTCCGTCATCACCTCACAACTAAGACGGGGGAATTGCCCGTTGTGCGTCAGATGGCGGCTGGTGGTCTCGCGGGTCTCTGCCAGATTATCATTACAACCCCCATGGAGTTGCTGAAGATTCAAATGCAAGACGCCGGGAGGGTAGCAGCGCAAGCAAAAGCATCCGGAAAGACCGTACCCAAGACATCAGCTACAAAACTAGCCCTGGATCTGTTCCGTGAAAAGGGTGTGATGGGCTTGTACAAAGGTATTGGGGCCACAATGCTGCGGGATGTCTCCTTCTCCATCGTCTACTTCCCACTCTTTGCCACCCTCAACAATTTGGGTCCCAGGAAGAATGATGGATCAGGTGAAGCGGTATTCTGGTGTTCCTTCCTCTCAGGATGTGCTGCGGGTTCCATGGCAGCTCTCTTTGTGAATCCCTTTGATGTGATCAAGACGAGACTCCAAGCAATCAAAAAGGCCGAAGGGGAGGTCGCATTTAATGGCATCAGCGATGCAATTCT gaaaactttcaagaatgAAGGTGTGACGGCATTTTTCAAGGGTGGTCTCTGCCGTATGATTGTGATTGCACCACTCTTTGGTATTGCACAGATGGTGTACTTCCTGGGCGTAGCAGAAGCCATCCTCGGCATTAAACCCGCTGcccattaa
- the LOC129790040 gene encoding uncharacterized protein LOC129790040, which translates to MELTGKTNKNKPKLKIINFVFYDIASTLLIACGAIVAISSCDAAKSTTERTLLVVQEAPEKAQVADGSTQRVLTKRGGVNFGGVLGGWNTADWQNAWTQPWNAQSFGSQTFGASISQPWFGSHKYVPSPAEVTAAIAAAKQASANVLVAQQQVLAAKENVLSQQKLAAERETQASIAQQKSEAAAAIQRSEAAAAAQAVILAQQRLASAKAAVAHHQKIAAAKEAQAASALQSSAHAAAAEIQRTEHEASKLSTYQRNDAAAALHHVTATKDAAVAPLTIGNNRLPTVTFTPYHYPAASWSPGFVTSATPSLAAYSSGGPWSSALLPHRTGLGLWG; encoded by the exons ATGGAGCTCACCggaaaaaccaataaaaataaaccgaAACTGAAGATCatcaattttgtattttatgatATTGCGTCAACt TTGCTGATTGCATGTGGAGCCATTGTGGCCATTTCAAGCTGTGATGCTGCCAAATCCACAACCGAGAGGACCCTGCTGGTGGTACAGGAAGCACCAGAGAAGGCTCAAGTGGCTGATGGGAGTACCCAGAGGGTATTGACTAAGCGAGGAGGAGTAAACTTTGGGGGTGTGCTGGGTGGTTGGAATACAGCAGATTGGCAAAATGCCTGGACACAGCCGTGGAATGCACAATCCTTTGGCAGTCAAACATTTGGAGCCAGCATTTCACAACCGTGGTTTGG ATCACACAAGTACGTGCCATCGCCGGCGGAAGTGACGGCAGCGATTGCGGCGGCCAAACAGGCGTCAGCAAACGTGCTCGTGGCCCAGCAGCAAGTTCTCGCTGCTAAAGAGAACGTGCTATCGCAGCAGAAATTGGCAGCTGAGCGGGAAACGCAAGCATCAATTGCACAGCAAAAGAGTGAGGCTGCAGCAGCTATTCAGCGTTCAGAGGCAGCTGCCGCGGCACAAGCTGTAATCTTGGCACAGCAACGCTTAGCCAGTGCAAAAGCCGCCGTAGCACATCATCAGAAAATTGCTGCCGCTAAAGAGGCTCAAGCGGCATCGGCTCTTCAGAGTTCGGCAcacgcagcagcagcagagaTACAGCGAACAG AGCATGAGGCATCGAAATTGTCCACTTATCAGCGGAATGACGCCGCCGCCGCCCTTCATCACGTCACAGCCACAAAGGACGCAGCAGTGGCTCCCCTGACAATCGGAAATAATCGCCTACCTACGGTGACCTTCACCCCATACCACTACCCCGCGGCATCGTGGAGCCCTGGCTTCGTGACCTCGGCCACACCCTCACTCGCGGCCTATTCATCCGGTGGTCCCTGGTCGTCGGCCTTATTGCCGCATCGCACAGGGTTAGGGTTGTGGGGGTAG
- the LOC129789810 gene encoding gustatory receptor for sugar taste 64f, giving the protein MEQKTWIAKDFLAYRGGHNGSTFRAMRPLFTAARLFSLIPVNGVFGDSLMDLHFKWFSLVMLYSVVVIAIVGFMTIIATLKFLEDSLTFGTIVSVFFYLYNFCAILIFVGIARKWPELMAYWHSVEKNLPQTEHLCGRRSLRTRLHQLVTTLLVIAAIEHGLSIAANIEKAYRCKGTKGAQTTYLELYFHESLPHLFRVLPYHPLLGWFGYIINFYCTFVWNFMDLFIISISIALTTRFKQVNAKIEQARGRIMSDIFWTSQRNHYQQVSALVQEVDKVITNLIFLSYLNNLYFVCVQLLHSLNPMDNYLQAIYFWFSLIFLIARTFGVSLYSSKIHDQSRRPAQIIRSIPTTGLTKETERFLEEVTNETVSLTGKKFFRLTRKLILKITGTIVTYELVLIQVSPGGKVTTDNAGNPNVCT; this is encoded by the exons ATGGAGCAGAAAACGTGGATTGCGAAGGATTTTCTTGCCTACCGTGGTGGTCACAATGGCTCCACTTTTCGAGCAATGCGACCCCTTTTCACGGCCGCCAGGCTATTTTCCCTCATTCCCGTAAATGGAGTTTTTGGGGATTCTCTGATGGATTTGCACTTTAAGTGGTTCTCTCTGGTGATGCTGTACTCTGTCGTTGTGATTGCAATTGTGGGTTTTATGACAATTATTGCAACATTGAAATTTCTCGAGGATTCCCTGACCTTTGGCACCATCGTCTCGGTTTTCTTCTATCTCTACAACTTTTGTGCTATTCTCATTTTTGTCGGAATTGCCAGGAAATGGCCAGAACTAATGGCCTATTGGCACTCTGTTGAGAAGAATCTCCCACAGACGGAACATCTCTGTGGCAGGAGGTCGCTGAGGACACGTTTGCATCAGCTGGTGACTACTCTTCTCGTCATCGCTGCCATTGAGCACGGGCTCTCAATTGCAGCTAACATTGAGAAAGCTTACCGATGCAAGGGAACAAAAGGAGCTCAAACTACCTATCTTGAGCTCTATTTCCATGAATCACTACCACATCTCTTCAGGGTTTTGCCCTATCATCCCCTCCTAGGCTGGTTTGGCTACATTATCAACTTCTATTGTACTTTTGTGTGGAATTTCATGGATCTCTTCATCATCTCCATCAGCATTGCCCTAACAACGCGATTCAAGCAGGTCAACGCAAAGATTGAGCAGGCTCGTGGAAGGATAATGAGCGACATTTTCTGGACATCCCAGCGCAATCACTACCAGCAAGTCTCAGCTCTTGTTCAGGAAGTCGACAAAGTCATTacaaatctcattttcttGTCCTACCTCAACAATCTCTACTTTGTTTGTGTCCAACTTTTGCACAGTCTCAA TCCCATGGACAACTACCTACAAGCCATCTATTTCTGGTTCTCCCTCATTTTCCTCATAGCAAGGACTTTTGGGGTCTCCCTGTACTCCTCAAAGATTCACGATCAATCCAGGAGACCAGCTCAAATCATACGATCAATCCCAACTACGGGGCTAACGAAGGAGACTGAGAGATTCCTGGAAGAGGTCACAAATGAAACTGTCTCTCTAACGGGCAAGAAATTCTTTCGTCTCACCAGGAAGTTGATTCTAAAG ATTACTGGAACAATCGTGACGTACGAGTTGGTGCTGATTCAGGTAAGTCCTGGCGGAAAAGTGACAACGGATAATGCTGGAAATCCCAATGTTTGCACATAA
- the LOC129790132 gene encoding RISC-loading complex subunit tarbp2 has protein sequence MAQKTPTKTPVTILQEKCVKEKRNVPIYQEIPSGEEKVFTIQVEALDVVAVGSARSKQEAKHLAASNLLALIENDSETYVVPFKKVAETDYVGTLLDICVSRNFPIAQFVQVDACGPSHAPSFTFKCEVAKMQKTATHSTKKGAKQLVAKEMIDLIQQMYPDDKKVLVRVADAMDHEQERTDGLFKSYREWKNSDAKVLPGVKLADRHNFFVNVEPQKYANAIAVLQMNEPDEEKAFLLAKALGFELIVTPEIDTNGPYLIVEMDCDFETVHIGREDQVFREFLSYMRVMLNKSYL, from the exons ATGGCCCAAAAAACTCCTACAAAAACTCCTGTAACAATTTTGCAGGAAAAGTGTGTTAAGGAAAAGAGGAATGTTCCAATTTATCAAGAAATTCCCagtggagaagaaaaagtttttacaaTTCAAGTTGAG GCTCTTGATGTGGTAGCGGTAGGCAGTGCTCGATCGAAGCAGGAAGCAAAGCACCTGGCAGCCAGTAATTTGTTAGCACTTATAGAGAACGACTCGGAAACGTACGTGGTTCCTTTTAAGAAGGTTGCTGAAACAGACTACGTTGGCACACTCCTGGACATCTGTGTGAGCAGGAATTTCCCCATAGCGCAATTTGTGCAGGTGGATGCCTGTGGACCATCCCATGCTCCATCCTTCACGTTCAAGTGCGAAGTAGCCAAGATGCAGAAAACTGCAACACATTCCACGAAGAAGGGTGCCAAGCAGCTGGTGGCGAAGGAAATGATTGACCTCATCCAGCAGATGTATCCGGATGACAAGAAGGTTCTCGTCCGCGTAGCTGATGCCATGGACCATGAGCAGGAGAGAACAGATGGATTGTTCAAGAGCTACCGCGAATGGAAGAATTCCGATGCAAAAGTCCTTCCGGGTGTTAAACTTGCGGACAGGCACAATTTCTTCGTGAACGTTGAGCCACAGAAGTATGCCAATGCAATAGCTGTGCTACAGATGAATGAGCCAGATGAGGAGAAGGCATTCCTCCTGGCAAAAGCCCTCGGATTTGAGCTTATTGTCACGCCGGAGATTGATACGAATGGTCCGTATCTTATTGTGGAGATGGATTGCGACTTCGAGACAGTTCACATTGGTCGTGAGGACCAAGTTTTCAGAGAATTCCTGTCCTATATGAGAGTTATGCTCAATAAATCCTACCTATAA
- the LOC129789348 gene encoding endoplasmic reticulum mannosyl-oligosaccharide 1,2-alpha-mannosidase yields MLKLNRDHISLLLPDSSGTQGRRSLRRTWNQLSRFQRNVIFTVLLAFLIMTVVLYSGLGESKAERKSTRREQREAEKSGREEVGAIEVILRPPDDVEEAAEVQDERTQQGENPPTAPKAPHEEGPKIFAGPQNERQRAVVAAFQHAWTNYRTYAWGHDNLKPLSQGHHDWFGLGLTIVDALDTMYIMNLQKEFEEARNWVENGLSFEVNRDVNLFEVTIRVLGGLLSTYHLSGDQMFLVKAADLGNRLLPCFESQSGIPYSDVNLATLRAHSPKWSPDSSTSEVTTIQLEFRDLSRCTGDEIYETVAHKVNEKIHSLEKRHGLVPIFINANTGMFRTFSTISLGARADSYYEYLLKQWLQMGKKPDDFLIEDYSVAIEGVLSELVRETPNEHHVYIGELINGKEFKPKMDHLTCYFPGTLLLGYKNGMPQSHLKLAQDLLETCFQTYMKQPTQLAPEITYFNLHGESENDIYVKSNDAHNLLRPEFIESLYYFYAITGNKTYQDMGWTIFNAFERHTRVKNGYTSIGNVKNILNTRPRDMMESFFLGETLKYFYLLFSDDRNEIDLDRYVFNSEAHPLPIRSH; encoded by the exons ATGCTTAAATTGAATAGGGATCATATATCACTGCTGCTCCCGGATTCCTCTGGAACCCAGGGACGGAGGAGCCTTAGACGG acgTGGAATCAGCTCTCTCGTTTTCAGCGCAATGTAATCTTCACTGTGTTGCTGGCATTCCTCATAATGACTGTTGTTCTATACTCGGGTTTGGGAGAATCAAAAGCTGAGCGCAAGAGCACACGGAGGGAGCAGCGGGAAGCAGAAAAGTCTGGAAGGGAAGAAGTTGGTGCCATTGAGGTGATTCTTCGGCCGCCAGATGACGTGGAAGAAGCGGCTGAGGTGCAGGATGAGCGAACACAGCAAGGAGAAAATCCACCGACAGCGCCCAAAGCGCCACATGAGGAGGGGCCAAAGATTTTTGCGGGACCTCAGAATGAACGACAGAGAGCTGTTGTGGCGGCTTTTCAGCACGCCTGGACAAACTATCGAACATACGCATGGGGCCATGATAATCTCAAACCCCTATCACAGGGCCACCATGATTGGTTTGGACTGGGACTCACCATTGTTGATGCCCTCGATACAATGTACATCatgaatttgcaaaaggaatTCGAAGAGGCACGAAATTGGGTTGAAAATGGGCTCTCCTTTGAAGTTAATCGTGATGTGAACCTATTTGAGGTGACAATTCGCGTCCTGGGAGGGCTGCTGAGTACATATCACCTTAGTGGAGATCAAATGTTCCTCGTAAAGGCAGCTGACTTGGGCAATCGACTTCTTCCTTGCTTCGAGTCACAATCTGGAATCCCCTATTCTGACGTCAATTTAGCCACACTTAGGGCTCATTCACCAAAATGGTCACCCGATAGCTCTACCAGCGAAGTAACGACaattcagcttgaatttagggATCTCTCTAGGTGTACTGGAGATGAAATTTACGAAACGGTGGCACACAAAGTCAACGAGAAAATTCATAGTCTGGAAAAGCGGCATGGTCTTGtaccaatttttattaatgccAACACTGGGATGTTTCGAACATTTTCAACGATTTCTCTAGGAGCCAGGGCAGATTCGTACTACGAATACCTCCTAAAGCAGTGGCTACAAATGGGCAAAAAGCCTgatgattttctcattgaagaCTACAGTGTGGCTATTGAGGGTGTTCTCAGTGAGTTAGTACGAGAGACTCCTAATGAGCACCACGTCTACATTGGAGAGCTAATCAATGGGAAGgaatttaaaccaaaaatGGATCATTTGACATGCTATTTCCCCGGAACGCTGCTTTTGGGCTACAAGAATGGTATGCCACAAAGTCATTTGAAGTTGGCACAGGATCTTCTTGAGACGTGCTTCCAAACTTACATGAAGCAGCCCACGCAGCTTGCACCTGAGATAACATATTTTAATCTCCATGGAGAGAGTGAGAATGATATCTACGTGAAGAGCAATGATGCCCATAATCTCCTCCGACCTGAATTTATCGAGAGTCTTTACTACTTCTACGCAATCACCGGGAATAAGACGTACCAGGATATGGGATGGACGATTTTTAATGCCTTCGAGAGGCACACACGTGTAAAGAATGGTTACACATCCATAGGAAATGTAAAGAATATCCTTAACACTCGCCCACGAGATATGATGGAGAGCTTCTTCCTCGGTGAGActcttaaatatttctacCTTCTCTTCAGTGACGATCGTAATGAGATTGATCTTGATCGGTACGTTTTTAATTCAGAAGCACATCCCCTCCCTATTCGAAGTCACTGA